A genomic stretch from Thermonema lapsum includes:
- a CDS encoding nitroreductase family protein, translating to MHEQPSSERKQIGGYWFVRYEKETFLPEQMLQRAKEFFEWANSRRTVRDFSDKPVPREVIEYAIRTASTAPSGANKQPWTFCVVESPALKKAIRQAAEREEYENYHGRMSEAWLKDLAPLGTDWQKPFLETAPYLIVVFKRIYEMDDEGAKRQNYYVTESVGLACGMLLLALHHAGLVALTHTPSPMNFLGKLLERPDNERPFLLIPVGYPAEETFVPDIERKPLEQVCVWYS from the coding sequence ATGCACGAGCAACCATCAAGCGAACGTAAGCAAATAGGAGGGTACTGGTTTGTCCGTTATGAAAAAGAGACTTTCTTGCCCGAGCAGATGCTTCAGCGGGCAAAAGAATTCTTTGAATGGGCAAACAGCCGCCGCACCGTCCGCGATTTCTCTGACAAGCCAGTGCCTCGCGAGGTGATTGAATATGCCATACGTACAGCTTCCACAGCACCTTCCGGCGCCAATAAACAACCATGGACCTTTTGTGTGGTAGAAAGCCCCGCACTGAAAAAAGCCATACGCCAAGCCGCAGAGCGTGAAGAATACGAGAACTATCATGGGCGCATGAGCGAAGCTTGGCTCAAAGACTTGGCACCTCTGGGCACCGACTGGCAAAAGCCTTTTTTGGAAACGGCTCCCTACTTAATAGTTGTCTTTAAGCGAATATATGAAATGGATGATGAAGGCGCCAAGCGGCAAAATTATTATGTAACGGAGTCGGTAGGTTTGGCTTGCGGCATGTTGCTCTTGGCGTTGCATCATGCCGGTTTGGTAGCGCTTACCCATACCCCAAGCCCCATGAACTTTCTGGGCAAGCTGCTGGAACGCCCCGACAACGAGCGTCCTTTCCTGCTTATCCCCGTGGGCTACCCGGCAGAAGAAACATTTGTGCCCGACATTGAACGCAAACCTTTGGAGCAAGTTTGTGTTTGGTATTCTTAA
- a CDS encoding response regulator, whose translation MSKKILVIEDHDDIRENIIEILSLSGYEAEGARNGKEGLEKAQKQLPDLIICDIMMPELDGYSVLKILAQKPETASIPFIFLTAKTERSDIRKGMSLGADDYLTKPFEESELLEAVEARFRKQELLQKHYANTVQGVKSFVQDAKHWIDLLHPEDYKTQTYKKKETIYWEGEEPHFIYLVESGEVKTFRVSTDGKELITAVYKPGDFFGYLDVMSGDKHNDTAEALQDTELLLIPKRDFLHLISSNPSVAVRMVKMLAGAVKEKEESLLQMAYDSVRRRVAKALVKLAEDDFNAEVHLSREELANLVGIAKETLIRTLSDLKAEDLIAVKGNTIRVVEPEKLLRI comes from the coding sequence ATGAGCAAAAAAATACTAGTAATTGAAGACCATGACGACATCCGCGAGAACATCATAGAAATATTGTCCTTATCGGGATATGAGGCAGAGGGTGCCCGTAATGGCAAAGAGGGACTGGAGAAAGCGCAAAAGCAACTGCCCGACCTGATTATTTGCGACATCATGATGCCAGAGCTTGACGGTTACAGCGTCTTGAAAATACTGGCGCAGAAGCCCGAAACGGCTTCCATCCCCTTTATCTTTCTGACTGCCAAAACCGAGCGCAGCGACATCCGCAAGGGCATGAGTCTGGGCGCCGACGACTATCTGACCAAGCCCTTCGAAGAAAGCGAATTGCTCGAAGCAGTAGAGGCTCGTTTCCGCAAGCAGGAATTGCTGCAAAAGCACTACGCCAACACTGTCCAAGGAGTGAAGTCTTTTGTGCAGGATGCTAAGCACTGGATAGACCTATTGCATCCCGAAGACTACAAAACCCAAACATACAAGAAAAAAGAAACCATCTATTGGGAAGGTGAAGAGCCGCATTTCATCTATCTGGTAGAAAGCGGCGAAGTAAAAACTTTCCGGGTGAGTACCGACGGCAAGGAATTGATAACTGCCGTGTATAAGCCCGGGGACTTCTTCGGTTATCTGGACGTAATGTCCGGCGATAAACACAACGACACGGCAGAAGCCTTACAAGACACCGAATTGCTGCTGATTCCCAAGCGAGACTTTTTGCATCTTATATCGAGCAACCCCTCGGTAGCTGTCCGTATGGTTAAGATGTTGGCAGGAGCAGTCAAGGAAAAAGAAGAAAGCTTGCTGCAGATGGCTTATGACTCGGTGCGTCGGCGTGTAGCCAAAGCATTGGTGAAACTTGCAGAAGACGATTTCAATGCCGAAGTGCACCTCTCACGCGAAGAGCTTGCCAACCTCGTGGGGATTGCCAAAGAAACCTTGATTCGTACCCTTTCCGATTTGAAAGCAGAAGACTTGATTGCTGTGAAAGGCAATACCATCCGTGTCGTAGAACCAGAAAAACTCCTGCGCATATAG
- the menA gene encoding 1,4-dihydroxy-2-naphthoate octaprenyltransferase: MKQWRVWLQAARLRTLPLASAGILTGSALAAQAGAFRLNIFIWAWLTALLLQILSNFANDLGDAQHGADSAHRQGPTRAVQSGAISHRAMWRAIFFTGGGSLLTGTYLLYLAFFSGSVPNYKAFTILLLIGVLAILAAIGYTIGKRPYGYWGLGDLSVWLFFGLIAVAGSYFLYTGQLTAAVWGAAAAIGFWSVGVLNLNNMRDIESDRLAGKRSLPVRMGYQAARYYHAFLVIAGMLALLFTANILFHQRQQFVFLLTYPLFVIHLKKVWNTAEPPQLDPLLKQLALSTFFCSVLFAAAAFWG; encoded by the coding sequence ATGAAACAATGGCGCGTATGGCTACAAGCAGCTCGCTTACGTACCCTTCCACTGGCATCGGCAGGCATACTCACCGGCAGCGCCTTGGCTGCACAGGCAGGTGCTTTTCGCCTCAATATCTTCATTTGGGCATGGCTCACTGCCCTACTGCTGCAAATACTTTCCAACTTTGCCAATGACTTAGGCGACGCCCAGCACGGCGCCGACTCTGCTCACCGCCAAGGACCAACGCGAGCCGTACAAAGCGGGGCAATCAGCCATCGAGCGATGTGGCGGGCAATTTTCTTCACGGGAGGGGGCAGCCTGCTGACTGGCACCTACCTTTTATATCTTGCTTTTTTTAGTGGTTCCGTTCCCAATTACAAGGCTTTTACCATACTGCTGCTTATAGGCGTGTTGGCTATCTTGGCAGCCATCGGCTACACCATAGGCAAACGCCCCTACGGCTATTGGGGCTTGGGTGACCTGAGTGTCTGGCTTTTCTTTGGTCTCATTGCTGTGGCAGGCAGCTACTTTCTCTATACCGGACAATTGACCGCAGCCGTATGGGGGGCAGCTGCCGCCATCGGCTTCTGGTCGGTGGGTGTGCTCAACCTCAACAACATGCGCGACATAGAAAGCGACCGCTTGGCAGGAAAACGCTCCTTGCCCGTACGCATGGGATACCAAGCTGCCCGTTACTACCACGCCTTCTTGGTTATTGCCGGCATGTTGGCGCTTTTATTCACTGCAAACATACTGTTTCATCAAAGACAACAGTTTGTATTTTTGCTTACTTACCCTTTGTTTGTTATTCACCTGAAAAAAGTATGGAATACAGCGGAGCCGCCACAACTGGACCCTCTACTCAAACAGTTGGCATTAAGTACTTTCTTTTGCTCGGTACTCTTCGCCGCTGCTGCTTTTTGGGGCTGA
- a CDS encoding sterol desaturase family protein: MESLFWHILDGGTAKTAAAVSYIILIIIEIIIAVRKNLKLYSTQDTFNNLMLGAITSFVKIFIKGVTLAFFAYLHQQYALFDIPADAWWSILLLFLLNDVTFYWYHRLGHESRFFWATHVAHHSSELFNFSTAIRGNFIHFFYRFLFWAPLAILGFDPLMIVLIDEIGFYYQMFIHTKTIGKLHPVIEFIFNTPSHHRVHHGSNPEYIDKNYGAVLILWDRLFGTFAEEKEEVRYGLTKNLKKQTVPTILLHEFQAIAQDVAHAPDWKSKWRYVFGHPGWRHDQQEADESKFVSSH, from the coding sequence ATGGAAAGCCTTTTCTGGCACATACTGGATGGCGGCACGGCAAAGACCGCAGCTGCTGTTTCCTACATCATACTCATAATCATAGAGATTATCATTGCAGTTCGCAAGAACCTGAAATTATATAGCACCCAAGATACTTTTAACAACCTGATGCTGGGCGCTATCACCTCTTTTGTGAAAATTTTTATTAAGGGCGTTACACTTGCTTTCTTTGCTTATTTGCATCAACAGTATGCTTTGTTCGACATCCCTGCCGATGCATGGTGGAGCATTTTGCTTTTGTTTTTACTCAACGATGTTACTTTTTACTGGTACCACCGCTTGGGGCATGAAAGCCGCTTTTTCTGGGCTACGCATGTAGCGCATCACTCGTCAGAGCTGTTCAATTTCTCTACTGCCATTCGCGGCAACTTTATTCATTTCTTTTACCGCTTTTTGTTTTGGGCACCCTTAGCCATTTTGGGTTTTGACCCCCTCATGATTGTATTGATTGACGAAATCGGTTTTTACTATCAAATGTTTATCCATACCAAAACCATCGGCAAGCTGCATCCCGTGATTGAGTTTATTTTTAATACGCCCTCGCATCACCGCGTGCATCATGGCAGCAACCCCGAGTATATAGACAAAAATTATGGCGCAGTGCTTATCCTCTGGGACCGCTTGTTTGGCACCTTTGCCGAAGAAAAAGAGGAAGTGCGCTACGGTTTGACCAAAAACCTGAAAAAGCAAACGGTGCCAACCATCCTGTTGCACGAGTTTCAAGCAATAGCACAGGATGTGGCTCATGCCCCCGACTGGAAAAGCAAATGGCGCTATGTGTTTGGGCACCCGGGTTGGCGCCATGACCAACAGGAAGCCGACGAGTCGAAGTTCGTTAGCTCTCACTGA
- the scpA gene encoding methylmalonyl-CoA mutase: MERILPDDAWNWDFLDDEQTTETPSSQKWKTAEGIHIKSIYALDDIASLPNRHFIAGAPPYLRGPYPSMYVQSPWTIRQYAGFSTAEESNAFYRRNLAAGQKGLSVAFDLPTHRGYDSDHPRVVGDVGKAGVAIDTVEDMKILFDGIPLDQMSVSMTMNGAVLPIMAFYIVAAEEQGVSQEKLSGTIQNDILKEFMVRNTYIYPPEASMRIIGDVFAYTAKYMPKFNSISISGYHMQEAGATADLELAYTLADGLEYIRTGLKAGLNIDDFAPRLSFFWAIGMNHFMEIAKMRAGRLLWATIVKQFNPQNPKSMALRTHCQTSGWSLTAQDPFNNVARTCIEALAAALGHTQSLHTNSLDEAIALPTDFSARIARNTQLLLQLETDITCSVDPFGGSYYIEALTMDLCRRAWAHIREIEALGGMTKAIETGLPKMRIEEAAAKKQARIDAGKDIILGVNKFRVEEEPDIEILEVDNTLVRQKQIERIQQVKTQRDEAAVQQALESLTRCAQTGKGNLLERAVEAARRRATLGEISYALEKVFGRYKAMIRSISGIYAAEVSDDEHFRTAQQMADRFAELEGRRPRIMIAKMGQDGHDRGAKVIATSFADLGFDVDVGPLFQTPEEVARQAAENDVHVVGVSSLAGGHKTLVPQLIEELKKIGRDDILVVVGGVIPPQDFDFLYKAGATAVFGPGTIIAVAAQRILEILLADIEQEQADA, encoded by the coding sequence ATGGAGCGTATTTTACCGGATGATGCATGGAATTGGGATTTTCTCGACGATGAGCAAACAACAGAAACGCCCTCTTCCCAAAAGTGGAAAACAGCCGAAGGCATCCATATAAAATCAATTTATGCACTTGACGACATAGCTTCTTTGCCTAACCGGCATTTTATTGCGGGGGCGCCCCCTTATCTGCGCGGTCCTTATCCAAGCATGTATGTTCAATCTCCTTGGACTATTCGGCAGTATGCTGGTTTTTCTACCGCCGAAGAATCCAATGCTTTTTATCGTCGTAATCTGGCTGCTGGGCAAAAAGGCTTGTCTGTTGCCTTCGACTTGCCCACCCACCGCGGCTATGACTCTGACCATCCCCGTGTGGTAGGCGACGTAGGCAAAGCCGGCGTGGCAATAGATACCGTCGAAGATATGAAGATTCTATTCGACGGCATTCCTTTAGACCAGATGTCAGTTTCTATGACCATGAACGGCGCCGTCTTGCCTATTATGGCGTTTTATATTGTGGCAGCCGAGGAGCAGGGCGTAAGCCAAGAGAAACTGTCGGGCACTATACAAAACGACATCCTCAAAGAGTTTATGGTGCGCAATACCTACATTTACCCGCCCGAAGCAAGCATGCGCATCATAGGCGATGTCTTTGCTTACACGGCAAAGTATATGCCCAAATTCAACTCCATCAGCATCAGCGGCTACCACATGCAGGAAGCAGGTGCCACCGCCGACCTCGAGCTGGCTTATACCTTAGCCGATGGTTTGGAGTACATACGTACCGGTCTGAAAGCAGGGCTGAACATCGACGATTTCGCCCCGCGTCTTTCTTTCTTTTGGGCAATTGGCATGAACCACTTCATGGAGATAGCCAAGATGCGTGCCGGGCGCTTGCTGTGGGCAACCATCGTCAAGCAGTTCAACCCGCAGAATCCCAAGTCGATGGCATTGCGCACCCATTGCCAAACCTCGGGCTGGAGCCTCACTGCCCAAGACCCTTTCAACAACGTGGCGCGCACCTGCATCGAAGCGTTGGCTGCTGCGCTGGGGCATACCCAGTCGCTGCACACCAACTCGCTGGATGAAGCCATCGCTTTGCCTACCGACTTTTCGGCACGCATCGCACGCAACACGCAGTTGCTGCTTCAACTCGAAACCGACATTACGTGCAGTGTAGACCCCTTCGGTGGCAGCTATTACATAGAAGCACTCACCATGGACTTGTGCCGGCGGGCATGGGCGCACATACGCGAAATAGAAGCCTTGGGGGGCATGACCAAAGCCATAGAGACCGGCTTGCCCAAGATGCGTATAGAAGAAGCCGCTGCCAAAAAACAAGCACGCATAGACGCGGGTAAAGACATTATATTGGGCGTGAATAAATTCAGAGTGGAAGAAGAGCCCGACATAGAGATTTTAGAGGTGGACAACACCCTGGTGCGGCAAAAGCAAATTGAGCGTATCCAGCAAGTAAAAACCCAACGCGACGAAGCCGCCGTGCAACAAGCGCTGGAATCACTTACACGCTGTGCCCAAACCGGCAAAGGCAATTTGCTCGAGCGAGCCGTAGAAGCTGCCCGCCGCCGTGCCACTTTGGGCGAAATATCCTACGCCTTAGAAAAAGTCTTTGGACGCTACAAAGCCATGATTCGTTCCATCTCGGGCATCTATGCCGCCGAAGTATCCGACGATGAGCACTTCCGAACAGCACAGCAAATGGCAGACCGTTTTGCGGAATTGGAAGGGCGGCGTCCCCGCATTATGATTGCCAAAATGGGACAGGACGGGCACGACCGCGGTGCTAAGGTCATTGCGACCAGCTTTGCCGACTTGGGGTTCGATGTGGATGTAGGACCTCTCTTCCAAACCCCCGAAGAGGTGGCGCGGCAAGCCGCCGAAAATGACGTGCACGTGGTGGGCGTGTCGAGCCTTGCCGGTGGACACAAAACCTTGGTACCACAACTCATCGAAGAGCTGAAAAAAATAGGACGTGACGATATCCTTGTGGTCGTGGGCGGGGTCATTCCGCCACAAGACTTTGACTTCTTGTATAAAGCCGGTGCCACAGCCGTCTTTGGACCCGGCACCATCATTGCCGTGGCGGCTCAGCGCATTCTGGAAATCCTATTGGCTGACATAGAGCAAGAGCAAGCCGATGCATGA
- a CDS encoding NupC/NupG family nucleoside CNT transporter, whose translation MEYIKGLIGIIVLLALAVPFSKDRKAINWRLVIIGVLLQVFFAFMILRVEWVALMFKAVSEAFVTFLNFSLKGAEFIFGDLAKNSDSMPGTRHSLGFIFAFQVLPTIIFFSTVSAALYYLGILQKIVYGIAWVMKRTMGLSGPESLAAAGNIFLGQTEAPLLVKPFVEKMTMSELMCLMTGGMATIAGGVLGAYVSFLGGDNPADQARFAAHLLSASIMSAPAAIVMAKILYPELEPEKVNQKLEVSKESIGVNLIDAMSNGAADGLKLALNVGGMLLAFIAVIALLNAALGQVGAWLGINDAIAQSTHQLFPGLSLEYLLGQIGRPLAFLMGVDWNESLLVGSLIGQKTAINEFVAYVELAAVKDKLSERALLIATYALCGFSNFSSIAIQIGGIGGMAPARQSDLSRLGMRALLGASLACFMTATIAGAIAG comes from the coding sequence ATGGAGTATATCAAAGGATTGATTGGTATTATCGTACTTTTGGCATTAGCCGTTCCTTTTTCTAAAGACAGAAAAGCTATCAATTGGCGCTTGGTCATCATCGGCGTTTTACTGCAAGTGTTTTTTGCCTTCATGATATTGCGGGTCGAATGGGTAGCGCTCATGTTTAAAGCGGTCAGTGAAGCCTTTGTAACCTTTCTGAACTTCTCTTTGAAGGGCGCCGAATTTATCTTTGGCGACCTGGCAAAAAACAGCGACAGTATGCCGGGTACTCGACACTCCTTGGGTTTTATCTTTGCTTTTCAAGTGCTGCCTACCATCATTTTTTTTTCTACGGTTTCGGCAGCACTTTATTATTTGGGCATTTTGCAAAAAATCGTTTATGGCATCGCTTGGGTGATGAAGCGTACCATGGGGCTTTCTGGTCCCGAAAGTCTTGCGGCTGCTGGTAATATATTTTTAGGACAAACCGAAGCACCGCTTTTGGTGAAGCCCTTCGTGGAGAAGATGACCATGTCGGAGTTGATGTGTTTGATGACCGGCGGCATGGCAACCATCGCTGGTGGGGTATTGGGTGCTTATGTTTCGTTTTTGGGGGGCGATAACCCTGCCGACCAAGCCCGCTTTGCCGCTCATTTGCTGAGTGCTTCTATCATGAGCGCTCCAGCTGCCATCGTCATGGCTAAAATACTGTATCCCGAGCTGGAGCCCGAAAAGGTAAATCAGAAGCTGGAGGTGTCCAAAGAAAGCATTGGCGTGAACCTTATCGATGCCATGTCGAACGGTGCTGCCGACGGGCTCAAACTGGCACTGAATGTAGGAGGCATGTTGTTGGCTTTTATTGCTGTGATTGCCCTGCTCAATGCAGCCTTAGGACAGGTGGGCGCTTGGCTGGGCATAAATGATGCCATTGCTCAGTCCACCCATCAGTTGTTCCCAGGACTTTCGCTTGAGTACCTCTTAGGGCAAATAGGGCGCCCCTTGGCTTTCTTGATGGGGGTAGATTGGAATGAATCTTTGTTGGTAGGCAGTCTTATAGGACAAAAAACAGCTATAAACGAATTCGTAGCCTACGTGGAATTGGCAGCTGTGAAAGACAAACTCAGCGAGCGCGCTTTGCTCATTGCTACTTATGCCCTGTGTGGTTTTTCCAATTTTAGCTCTATAGCCATCCAAATTGGAGGCATAGGGGGGATGGCTCCTGCTCGTCAAAGTGATTTATCTCGTTTGGGTATGCGTGCCCTTTTGGGTGCCAGCTTGGCTTGTTTTATGACGGCTACCATTGCCGGTGCTATTGCCGGTTAA
- a CDS encoding LbetaH domain-containing protein encodes MENPVIIFGAGNLGALALDIFNSNDIVVYCFLDEDKSLHNTEINYVAVMGHPDDHGFLKLIGAKCEAFVAEDDLAKRKARIQMLRERRKVVPVNAIHRLAVLSSPLELGYGNLVAAGAILNTFAKMGSYNIVHAGAVIDHHAHLHDHVEVGAGAVVGHHAEIASGVYVGAGATIAPKVKIGEGAQIAPGSVVLRDVKEGAMVFGNPAQEVKA; translated from the coding sequence ATGGAGAATCCTGTAATCATATTTGGCGCCGGCAACTTGGGTGCACTCGCCTTGGACATCTTCAACAGCAACGACATTGTCGTATATTGTTTTCTGGATGAAGACAAAAGCCTGCACAATACCGAAATCAACTATGTAGCGGTCATGGGGCACCCCGATGACCACGGCTTTTTGAAGCTCATAGGTGCCAAATGCGAAGCCTTCGTTGCAGAAGACGATTTGGCTAAACGCAAAGCACGCATCCAGATGCTGCGTGAACGGCGCAAGGTAGTGCCTGTCAATGCTATTCATCGCTTGGCGGTGCTGAGCAGCCCTTTAGAGCTGGGCTATGGCAATTTAGTAGCTGCCGGTGCTATACTCAATACCTTTGCCAAGATGGGTAGCTATAACATTGTTCATGCGGGGGCAGTAATTGACCACCATGCCCACTTGCATGACCACGTAGAAGTAGGTGCTGGCGCGGTGGTAGGGCACCACGCCGAAATAGCTTCTGGTGTGTATGTGGGTGCCGGTGCCACCATTGCGCCTAAGGTAAAAATAGGCGAAGGGGCACAGATAGCGCCAGGCAGTGTGGTGCTGCGCGATGTAAAAGAAGGTGCTATGGTATTTGGGAACCCTGCCCAAGAAGTGAAAGCCTAA
- a CDS encoding hybrid sensor histidine kinase/response regulator produces MIEQQISVLLIDDDEEDYLILREVVQDIPFRGTRYTVDWTPDIKQAWEAVKNAAYDVYLVDYLLGVHDGLSFIRRAVEEGCMQPMILLTGQDNPIIDEQAMLAGAADYLVKGRFDADQLERAVRYSMQHAKNMYEIKLLNEYLEKRVEERTKQLREAYQQVKQALDKEKELNELKSRFVAMASHEFRTPLSAILSSASLIARYDKTEQQPQRLKHVQRIQKSVQSLNAILNEFLSLSKIEEGRESVQPKPTDLVSLVQDLCEELNPLCKENQHILCKLPGSSLPWVQDERILKNILTNLLSNSLKYSDKEVELIMQPLDNKTLRIEVKDYGIGIPEEEQKYVFTRFFRAGNATNVSGTGLGLHIVKKYVDLIGGDISFQSRENQGTTFYLTIPHL; encoded by the coding sequence ATGATAGAACAACAAATCAGTGTGTTGCTTATCGACGATGATGAAGAAGACTACCTTATTTTGCGTGAAGTAGTGCAGGACATCCCTTTTCGCGGTACACGCTATACCGTAGACTGGACTCCAGACATCAAGCAGGCATGGGAGGCTGTGAAAAATGCTGCCTATGACGTGTATCTGGTCGATTACTTGTTGGGCGTGCATGATGGGCTTTCGTTTATACGTAGAGCGGTGGAAGAAGGCTGTATGCAACCCATGATTTTGCTTACAGGGCAAGACAATCCTATTATTGACGAGCAAGCTATGTTGGCAGGGGCGGCAGACTATCTAGTCAAAGGACGCTTCGATGCCGACCAACTCGAGCGGGCAGTGCGCTACTCTATGCAGCACGCCAAAAATATGTATGAGATTAAACTGCTGAACGAATACCTTGAAAAGCGGGTGGAAGAGCGTACCAAGCAGCTGCGCGAAGCCTATCAGCAGGTAAAGCAGGCTCTTGATAAAGAGAAAGAACTCAACGAATTGAAGTCCCGCTTTGTGGCAATGGCTTCCCATGAATTTCGCACCCCTTTAAGTGCCATCCTTTCGTCTGCTTCGCTGATTGCCCGTTATGACAAAACAGAACAGCAGCCGCAGCGCCTCAAGCATGTGCAGCGCATTCAGAAGTCGGTGCAGAGCCTCAATGCCATCTTGAATGAATTTTTGTCTTTAAGCAAAATAGAAGAAGGGCGGGAAAGCGTGCAGCCCAAACCAACCGATTTGGTATCCTTGGTGCAAGACCTGTGCGAAGAGCTCAACCCTCTGTGTAAAGAAAATCAGCACATCCTTTGCAAACTTCCCGGCAGCTCCTTGCCTTGGGTACAAGATGAACGCATCTTGAAAAACATATTGACCAACCTTTTGAGTAATTCCCTGAAATATTCTGACAAAGAGGTGGAACTGATAATGCAGCCCCTCGACAACAAAACACTGCGCATCGAAGTGAAAGACTATGGCATTGGCATACCCGAAGAAGAACAAAAATATGTGTTTACGCGCTTCTTTCGGGCAGGCAATGCCACCAATGTATCAGGCACCGGCTTGGGTTTACACATAGTGAAAAAATATGTAGATTTGATTGGCGGCGATATCTCTTTCCAAAGCCGCGAAAACCAAGGCACAACCTTTTATCTAACTATTCCACACCTATGA
- a CDS encoding sensor histidine kinase — translation MSSYYDEQSQESLSTRLQMIIESAVDGIITIDEHGIIETFNRSASLIFGYEPAEVLGKNISILMPEPYRSAHDSYITRYLKTAEKRIIGIGREVLGQRKDGTVFPFFLSVGEGVVNGRRIFTGIVRDMSEQKAAEQKIRDYAKALEQSNRELESFAYIVSHDLQEPLRKIQAFGERLLKKEAERLSEQGKDYLQRMLNAGERMQRLIEDLLRFSRITSRPQPYESLTLAAVIKEVLADLEWQIEQRRASIDIEGGELVFEASKHQMHQLFLNLLSNALKFQKEEVPPHIHIRGSSYEADGKEWLKVEVADNGLGFNEQFAEKIFVIFQRLHHSYEGTGVGLAICKKIVEQHGGRIEAHSREGEGSTFIIYLPIKQTMV, via the coding sequence ATGTCTTCTTACTATGACGAACAAAGTCAGGAATCGTTATCGACTCGTCTGCAGATGATTATTGAAAGTGCTGTGGACGGCATCATCACCATTGACGAACACGGCATCATCGAAACGTTTAATCGTTCGGCAAGTCTCATTTTTGGTTATGAGCCCGCCGAAGTCTTAGGAAAAAACATAAGTATCTTGATGCCAGAGCCTTACCGCTCGGCACATGACAGTTATATTACCCGTTACCTGAAAACGGCTGAAAAGCGCATCATAGGTATCGGGCGTGAGGTGTTGGGGCAGCGAAAAGACGGAACCGTTTTCCCTTTTTTCTTGAGCGTGGGCGAGGGGGTAGTCAACGGGCGGCGCATTTTTACCGGTATTGTACGTGATATGAGCGAGCAAAAAGCAGCTGAACAAAAAATACGGGATTATGCCAAGGCATTGGAGCAAAGCAACCGCGAGCTGGAAAGCTTTGCTTACATCGTGTCTCATGATTTGCAAGAGCCCTTGCGCAAGATACAGGCTTTCGGGGAGCGTCTGCTCAAGAAAGAAGCAGAGCGCCTTTCTGAGCAAGGAAAAGATTACCTGCAGCGTATGTTGAATGCCGGAGAGCGCATGCAACGTCTTATAGAAGACTTGTTGCGTTTTTCGAGGATTACCTCTCGACCCCAACCCTATGAATCTTTGACCCTCGCCGCAGTGATAAAGGAGGTACTGGCTGACCTAGAGTGGCAAATAGAGCAGCGACGTGCCTCGATAGATATTGAAGGCGGAGAACTGGTTTTTGAAGCCAGTAAACACCAGATGCATCAACTGTTTTTGAACCTGCTAAGCAATGCTTTGAAATTTCAGAAAGAGGAAGTTCCCCCACACATACACATTCGTGGCAGCAGCTATGAGGCAGATGGCAAAGAATGGTTGAAAGTGGAAGTTGCCGATAATGGTTTGGGATTTAATGAGCAATTTGCCGAAAAAATATTTGTAATATTTCAACGGCTGCACCACAGCTACGAAGGTACAGGCGTTGGACTTGCCATCTGCAAGAAGATTGTGGAGCAGCACGGCGGCAGGATAGAGGCACACAGTCGCGAAGGCGAAGGAAGCACTTTTATCATCTATTTGCCGATTAAGCAAACTATGGTATGA
- a CDS encoding glutathione peroxidase → MAKILSLLFIFLAACWGATTIKSKPQEAMNQAKSSFYDLEATTIDGKPFKFSQLKGKKVLIVNTASKCGYTPQYKDLQAFHEKYGDKVVLLGFPCNQFGGQEPGSEAEIAAFCQKNYGVTFQMFSKVNVKKGEGQHPVYYWLTHKEENGWNEQEPTWNFCKYLINENGELVKFFGSAVNPMDKELLAAVNQ, encoded by the coding sequence ATGGCAAAGATACTCAGTCTTTTATTTATCTTCTTGGCTGCCTGTTGGGGCGCCACCACCATCAAATCTAAACCGCAAGAAGCCATGAACCAAGCCAAAAGTTCTTTTTATGATTTAGAAGCCACCACCATCGATGGCAAGCCTTTTAAGTTTTCGCAGTTAAAAGGCAAAAAGGTGCTCATCGTGAACACTGCCTCGAAGTGTGGCTATACGCCGCAGTACAAAGACCTGCAGGCTTTCCACGAAAAATATGGCGACAAGGTAGTCTTATTGGGCTTCCCCTGTAACCAATTCGGAGGGCAAGAACCGGGAAGCGAAGCAGAAATTGCTGCCTTCTGCCAAAAGAACTATGGGGTTACCTTCCAGATGTTCTCGAAAGTAAACGTAAAAAAAGGGGAAGGACAACACCCCGTCTATTACTGGCTGACGCACAAAGAAGAAAACGGCTGGAATGAGCAAGAACCTACTTGGAACTTCTGCAAATATCTCATCAACGAAAACGGTGAACTGGTCAAGTTCTTCGGTTCGGCAGTCAACCCCATGGACAAAGAATTGCTGGCTGCTGTCAACCAATAA